The Microbacterium sp. SORGH_AS_0862 genome has a segment encoding these proteins:
- a CDS encoding PrsW family intramembrane metalloprotease produces the protein MTTPDGRPTLTPPAFDSALAQPVHAVPAPIAAPATSQPPVGAPVRRAWGLYIWVGALLVVLLVVLVGYFLEAIGPVASLLGAILALLPLAGVLWALRIVDRWEPEPKGLVILALGWGAIAAVALALGVDLVLLLTFGRGDSQLALLLQSVVQAPIVEEIGKGLGVLLIFAAARRFFDGPVDGIVYGGLIGAGFAFTENIQYFASAFIEGGFTQASATFFVRGILSPFAHVMFTAVTGFALGLAARRGVRLGGALGPWLVGLAGAIALHALWNGSALLGDFFALYAALQIPLFVIFVVAIVLLRREEARLTRARLGEYAAVGWFTPQEVDMLATAAGRRTALAWARTLTGNRVPIMRTFIADATALAMARQRAISGRDPRASAEESALLQRTVAARAALFAL, from the coding sequence ATGACGACCCCCGACGGCCGCCCGACTCTCACCCCGCCGGCCTTCGACTCCGCGCTGGCGCAGCCGGTGCACGCGGTTCCCGCCCCGATTGCGGCTCCCGCGACCTCGCAGCCGCCCGTCGGCGCACCGGTCCGGCGCGCGTGGGGGCTCTACATCTGGGTCGGCGCGCTGCTGGTCGTCCTCCTGGTTGTGCTGGTCGGGTACTTCCTGGAGGCGATCGGTCCGGTCGCCTCGCTGCTGGGGGCGATTCTCGCACTGCTGCCGCTGGCGGGCGTGCTGTGGGCTCTGCGCATCGTGGACCGCTGGGAGCCGGAGCCGAAGGGTCTCGTCATCCTCGCGCTCGGCTGGGGAGCCATCGCCGCGGTGGCGCTGGCCCTCGGTGTCGATCTCGTGCTGCTGCTGACGTTCGGTCGCGGTGACTCGCAGCTCGCGCTCCTGCTGCAGTCGGTCGTGCAGGCACCGATCGTCGAAGAGATCGGCAAGGGCCTCGGTGTGCTCCTGATCTTCGCGGCGGCGCGACGGTTCTTCGACGGGCCGGTGGACGGCATCGTGTACGGCGGGCTGATCGGCGCGGGATTCGCCTTCACCGAGAACATCCAGTACTTCGCGAGCGCCTTCATCGAGGGCGGGTTCACGCAGGCCTCCGCCACGTTCTTCGTCCGCGGGATCCTCTCGCCCTTCGCCCACGTCATGTTCACCGCGGTCACCGGGTTCGCGCTGGGTCTCGCCGCACGCCGAGGCGTCCGACTCGGCGGCGCACTCGGGCCCTGGCTCGTGGGGCTCGCGGGTGCCATCGCCCTGCACGCGCTGTGGAACGGGTCCGCCCTCCTGGGTGACTTCTTCGCCCTCTACGCCGCGCTCCAGATTCCCCTCTTCGTGATCTTCGTCGTCGCGATTGTCCTCCTGCGGCGCGAGGAGGCGCGCCTGACGCGGGCGCGTCTGGGCGAGTACGCCGCCGTCGGCTGGTTCACCCCGCAGGAGGTCGACATGCTCGCGACCGCTGCCGGGCGCCGCACCGCTCTCGCCTGGGCGCGCACGCTCACCGGCAACCGTGTGCCGATCATGCGCACCTTCATCGCCGATGCGACCGCATTGGCGATGGCGCGACAGCGCGCGATCAGCGGGCGAGACCCGCGAGCGAGCGCGGAGGAGAGCGCGCTGCTGCAACGCACGGTCGCCGCCCGCGCCGCCCTGTTCGCGCTCTGA
- a CDS encoding DUF4190 domain-containing protein: MTDPTGSPENTPPVPPAYPAAPPAYPTAPPAYEAAPPAAGPVPGQVPGQPTPGAPVPGKTLGIVALIVAFFAQLIGLILGIVALVQSRKAGVRNLPAVWAIIVSSVLMVIGIIVGIILIVSFVSVFDQAMRYCLENPNGSYQINGVTQSCPSR, encoded by the coding sequence ATGACCGACCCGACCGGATCGCCCGAGAACACCCCGCCGGTCCCGCCGGCCTACCCCGCCGCGCCGCCGGCGTATCCGACGGCGCCCCCGGCCTACGAGGCGGCGCCGCCCGCCGCCGGTCCCGTGCCCGGCCAGGTTCCCGGCCAGCCGACCCCCGGCGCACCGGTGCCGGGCAAGACGCTCGGCATCGTGGCGCTCATCGTGGCGTTCTTCGCGCAGCTGATCGGCCTCATCCTCGGCATCGTCGCGCTCGTGCAGAGCCGCAAGGCCGGCGTGCGCAACCTTCCCGCGGTCTGGGCCATCATCGTCAGCTCCGTGCTCATGGTGATCGGGATCATCGTGGGGATCATCCTCATCGTGAGCTTCGTGAGCGTCTTCGACCAGGCGATGCGGTACTGCTTGGAGAATCCCAACGGCTCGTACCAGATCAACGGGGTGACGCAGTCCTGCCCCTCCCGCTGA
- a CDS encoding DMT family transporter: protein MLTVARPLAPPRQAVIAVQFVLTGIIWGSSFLFMKVALGGLSPAQVAWSRLVLGAVTLGIFVAVRRETLPERLVVWAHMFVLALSFCVVPFLLFSWAQQHVTSGLASIYNATTPIMTAVMAWAVFRVEKLRLIQIAGILIGILGVMVIIAPWQGLAPDQSLIAQFAILGATACYGFSLAYMRRFTSDSGMSPLVFSFLNIGIAAVIMLALTPLIALTPVRLDAAIVSCLVLLGCLGTGVAYIWNQNVLRAWGPTRASTVTYITPVVGVVLGAIVLGETVSWNEPAGALVVFLGILLAQDRLRRRART from the coding sequence GTGCTCACCGTCGCCCGCCCGCTCGCTCCCCCTCGCCAGGCGGTCATCGCCGTGCAGTTCGTGCTCACCGGCATCATCTGGGGCTCGAGCTTCCTGTTCATGAAGGTCGCGCTCGGCGGCCTCTCCCCCGCCCAAGTCGCATGGTCACGGCTTGTGCTCGGAGCGGTGACGCTGGGGATCTTCGTGGCGGTGCGCCGCGAGACACTGCCCGAGCGACTCGTGGTGTGGGCGCACATGTTCGTGCTGGCACTCTCGTTCTGCGTCGTGCCGTTCCTGCTGTTCTCATGGGCCCAGCAGCACGTCACCTCGGGCCTTGCGAGCATCTACAACGCGACGACCCCGATCATGACGGCTGTGATGGCCTGGGCCGTCTTCCGCGTCGAGAAGCTGCGCCTCATCCAGATCGCGGGGATCCTCATCGGCATCCTCGGGGTGATGGTCATCATCGCGCCCTGGCAGGGCCTCGCCCCCGATCAGAGCCTCATCGCCCAGTTCGCCATCCTCGGCGCCACGGCCTGCTACGGCTTCAGCCTCGCCTACATGCGCCGGTTCACATCCGACAGCGGCATGAGCCCCCTGGTCTTCTCATTCCTGAACATCGGGATCGCGGCGGTGATCATGCTCGCTCTGACACCGCTGATCGCGCTGACGCCCGTACGGCTGGATGCGGCGATCGTCAGCTGCCTCGTGCTCCTCGGCTGCCTCGGAACCGGCGTCGCCTACATCTGGAACCAGAACGTCCTCCGCGCCTGGGGGCCCACGCGCGCTTCGACCGTCACGTACATCACGCCCGTCGTGGGCGTCGTGCTCGGTGCCATCGTGCTCGGCGAGACGGTCTCGTGGAACGAGCCCGCCGGCGCCCTCGTCGTCTTCTTGGGGATTCTCCTCGCGCAGGACCGGCTGCGGCGCCGAGCCCGGACATGA
- the add gene encoding adenosine deaminase has translation MADSALRDLAALPKGHLHVHLEAAMRPATLAELAEEMSVEIPPVTGFSGFTAFADMYQGLLAVLARPENLVRLIDEAVADAASDGAVYVEFGVSPQFYLAAFGTVEAALDAHLDAVRIAGERHGVEVGLMVTVDRTEPLAEAIALANAAAARAGRGVVSLGLANEERGYPAADFAPAFDIARAAGLQSAPHAGELVGPESVWQAIDDLGAARVLHGVRAIEDPALVAELARRGICLDTCPTSNLLLDVVDDLARHPLPQLLDAGVRCSINADDPILFGPGILDEYVVAREQIGLTDRQLAACAWSSIETTLAGDALKARAKADIEAWLGESL, from the coding sequence ATGGCCGACTCGGCCCTTCGCGATCTCGCCGCCCTCCCCAAGGGGCATCTCCACGTCCATCTCGAAGCGGCCATGAGGCCCGCGACGCTCGCCGAGCTCGCCGAGGAGATGTCGGTCGAGATCCCGCCGGTCACCGGCTTCTCCGGCTTCACGGCGTTCGCCGACATGTACCAGGGGCTGCTCGCGGTCCTCGCGCGCCCCGAAAACCTCGTGCGGTTGATCGACGAGGCCGTGGCGGATGCGGCATCCGACGGCGCGGTGTACGTCGAGTTCGGCGTGAGCCCCCAGTTCTATCTCGCGGCCTTCGGAACCGTCGAAGCGGCGCTGGACGCGCATCTCGACGCCGTTCGCATCGCCGGCGAGCGTCACGGCGTCGAGGTGGGCCTCATGGTCACGGTCGATCGCACCGAACCCCTCGCCGAGGCGATCGCGCTCGCGAACGCGGCAGCGGCGCGCGCGGGTCGTGGCGTCGTCTCCCTCGGGCTCGCGAACGAGGAGCGGGGCTATCCCGCCGCCGACTTCGCTCCCGCGTTCGACATCGCCCGCGCCGCAGGCCTGCAGTCCGCGCCTCACGCGGGCGAGCTGGTGGGCCCGGAATCGGTGTGGCAGGCCATCGACGACCTCGGCGCCGCGCGCGTGCTGCACGGCGTGCGGGCGATCGAGGATCCGGCGCTCGTGGCGGAGCTGGCCCGCAGGGGAATCTGCCTCGACACCTGCCCCACCTCCAATCTGCTGCTGGACGTCGTCGACGACCTCGCCCGCCATCCGCTCCCGCAGCTGCTGGACGCCGGGGTGCGGTGCTCCATCAACGCGGACGATCCGATCCTGTTCGGTCCCGGCATCCTCGACGAGTACGTCGTCGCGCGCGAGCAGATCGGCCTGACGGACCGGCAGCTCGCCGCGTGCGCGTGGAGCTCGATCGAGACCACGCTGGCGGGCGACGCGCTCAAGGCGCGCGCGAAGGCGGACATCGAGGCATGGCTGGGGGAGTCGCTGTGA
- a CDS encoding FKBP-type peptidyl-prolyl cis-trans isomerase, giving the protein MTDNRTKPEFDAPAGPAPTELVIRDLIVGDGEEAKPGDNVTVHYAGVEYESGEEFDSSWGRGESIQFPLRGLIQGWQDGIPGMKVGGRRELVIPPHLAYGPAGGHFLGGKTLIFIIDLLKVG; this is encoded by the coding sequence ATGACTGACAACCGCACGAAGCCTGAGTTCGACGCTCCCGCAGGACCCGCTCCCACCGAGCTCGTCATCCGCGACCTCATCGTCGGAGACGGCGAAGAGGCGAAGCCGGGCGACAACGTCACGGTGCACTACGCCGGCGTCGAGTACGAGTCCGGCGAAGAGTTCGACTCCTCCTGGGGACGTGGCGAGAGCATCCAGTTCCCGCTGCGCGGCCTCATCCAGGGCTGGCAGGACGGCATCCCCGGCATGAAGGTCGGCGGTCGCCGCGAGCTCGTGATCCCGCCCCACCTGGCGTACGGTCCCGCCGGCGGTCACTTCCTCGGTGGCAAGACCCTCATCTTCATCATCGACCTGCTGAAGGTCGGCTGA
- a CDS encoding NtaA/DmoA family FMN-dependent monooxygenase (This protein belongs to a clade of FMN-dependent monooxygenases, within a broader family of flavin-dependent oxidoreductases, the luciferase-like monooxygenase (LMM) family, some of whose members use coenzyme F420 rather than FMN.) has translation MTDLHFGVFEVYAPQVGGTYSWAHPLCDAADYLDPERWVRMAKIMDRTGYDFLFFADGFGYPMQNGDISAACLSAAINFSGLDPSTIIPILARETEQLGFVVTATTGMDHPLPLARRFSTLDHLTRGRIGWNVVTGASQNAVAELFGHPEMVAHDTRYEMAEEYVSLARSYWEQSWDDDALVADAAFGVYIDPSRIHRTQFEGAHYRSRGYFGAPPSPQRTPVIFQAGTSPKGRALAASHAEGVFVQATTPEHTAAAVADIRRRAAEAGRDPEDIRIMAGLTAIVDETQAGAEQLWREFHGMQSDEVVAALYAGNTGIDLLTLDPDKTLAEVVAAGGVVGQMGTSNIERFLGRDGSPAPTVRQILDDLRGKGTRGFRIVGDAEHVADRVEELADQTGLDGFLFEPVFGTRDVEAFGELVLPRLRERGRLGTPAGPTLRERMRERPGARLG, from the coding sequence GTGACCGATCTCCACTTCGGCGTCTTCGAGGTCTACGCCCCGCAGGTCGGGGGTACCTACAGCTGGGCGCACCCGCTCTGCGACGCCGCGGACTACCTCGACCCCGAGCGCTGGGTGCGCATGGCGAAGATCATGGACCGCACCGGCTACGACTTCCTCTTCTTCGCCGACGGCTTCGGCTACCCGATGCAGAACGGCGACATCAGTGCGGCCTGCCTGTCCGCGGCCATCAACTTCTCCGGTCTCGATCCGTCGACCATCATCCCGATCCTCGCCCGAGAGACGGAGCAGCTGGGATTCGTCGTGACGGCGACGACAGGAATGGACCACCCCCTGCCTCTGGCGCGCCGGTTCAGCACCCTCGACCACCTCACCCGAGGGCGCATCGGCTGGAACGTGGTCACCGGTGCCTCGCAGAACGCCGTCGCGGAGCTCTTCGGGCACCCGGAGATGGTGGCGCACGACACCCGATACGAGATGGCGGAGGAGTACGTGTCCCTCGCGCGCAGCTACTGGGAGCAGTCCTGGGACGACGACGCGCTCGTGGCGGATGCGGCCTTCGGCGTCTACATCGACCCGTCCCGCATCCATCGCACCCAGTTCGAGGGTGCGCACTACCGCTCGCGCGGTTACTTCGGCGCCCCGCCGTCGCCGCAGCGCACCCCGGTGATCTTCCAGGCCGGGACCTCTCCGAAGGGTCGCGCGCTCGCGGCCTCCCACGCCGAGGGCGTGTTCGTGCAGGCCACGACGCCCGAGCACACGGCGGCGGCGGTCGCCGACATCCGCCGCCGTGCCGCCGAGGCGGGGCGCGATCCCGAAGACATCCGCATCATGGCCGGTCTCACCGCTATCGTGGACGAGACGCAGGCCGGTGCCGAGCAGCTCTGGCGCGAGTTCCACGGCATGCAGTCCGACGAGGTCGTGGCGGCGCTGTACGCGGGGAACACCGGCATCGATCTGCTCACGCTCGATCCCGACAAGACCCTCGCGGAGGTGGTGGCCGCCGGCGGCGTCGTCGGTCAGATGGGCACGAGCAACATCGAGCGCTTCCTCGGTCGCGACGGCTCGCCGGCGCCGACCGTCCGCCAGATCCTCGACGATCTGCGTGGCAAGGGCACGAGGGGCTTCCGGATCGTGGGGGATGCCGAGCACGTCGCCGACCGCGTCGAGGAGCTCGCCGATCAGACGGGCCTCGACGGGTTCCTGTTCGAGCCGGTCTTCGGAACGCGCGATGTCGAGGCGTTCGGGGAGCTGGTGCTCCCGCGCCTTCGCGAACGAGGCCGACTCGGCACACCTGCCGGTCCGACGCTGCGCGAGCGGATGCGGGAGCGCCCCGGCGCTCGTCTGGGCTGA
- a CDS encoding phosphodiesterase translates to MSAAPAAVQFGQHPPALRTIVHLSDTHFLAGNAALGGRYDTLANLRRTVAAIDRTRIRPDAVVCTGDLTDLGEPEAYRALREVLEPAAGRWGAPLVWVAGNHDERAPLRTELLGGAASDEPITAVHDLDGLRLIVLDSTVPGWHHGEIDDAQLAWLAEVLATPAPLGTLLALHHPPLPSHIPFFDILELREQHRLADVVRDSDVRGILAGHLHHSTSGTFAGVPVSVAAATCYTMDLARPADEVNGMDAGQSFHLVHVYDDTVTHAVVPVVDAETADFFTPEWVAEMAALTPSERLDAFSRKRPR, encoded by the coding sequence ATGAGTGCCGCACCCGCCGCCGTGCAGTTCGGGCAGCATCCGCCTGCTCTGCGTACGATCGTCCACCTGAGCGACACGCACTTCCTCGCCGGCAACGCGGCGCTGGGCGGGCGCTACGACACGCTGGCCAACCTTCGGCGAACCGTCGCCGCGATCGATCGCACCCGCATCCGCCCCGACGCGGTCGTCTGCACGGGCGATCTCACGGACCTGGGCGAGCCCGAGGCCTACCGTGCGCTGCGCGAGGTGCTCGAACCCGCGGCCGGACGGTGGGGTGCGCCGCTGGTCTGGGTCGCGGGCAACCACGACGAACGCGCGCCGCTGCGCACCGAACTGCTGGGCGGTGCGGCGAGCGACGAGCCCATCACCGCCGTCCACGACCTCGACGGCCTGCGTCTGATCGTGCTCGATTCCACCGTGCCGGGCTGGCACCACGGCGAGATCGACGATGCGCAGTTGGCCTGGCTGGCCGAGGTGCTGGCAACGCCCGCGCCGCTGGGGACGCTGCTGGCTCTGCATCACCCGCCGCTGCCCAGCCACATCCCGTTCTTCGACATCCTCGAGCTGCGTGAGCAGCACCGGCTGGCCGACGTCGTCCGCGACAGCGATGTGCGCGGCATCCTCGCCGGGCACCTCCACCACTCGACCTCCGGGACCTTCGCCGGGGTACCCGTGAGCGTGGCCGCTGCGACGTGCTACACGATGGATCTCGCCCGCCCCGCGGACGAGGTCAACGGAATGGATGCGGGGCAGTCGTTCCACCTCGTGCACGTCTACGACGACACCGTCACGCACGCCGTCGTCCCGGTGGTCGACGCCGAGACGGCGGACTTCTTCACGCCGGAGTGGGTCGCGGAGATGGCCGCTCTCACGCCCTCGGAGAGGCTGGACGCCTTCTCGCGCAAGCGTCCCCGCTGA
- a CDS encoding peptidase produces the protein MDVQIDWLAFVQVFFAALIAAVAVVGSYALGLRMLVRAGRAPVVAPAEFTDAITVMTDKQRAKAEKAAAKAAKRSPLTDAQKRLAFAVACAAFGFCALAVLSGLLLIVIGH, from the coding sequence ATGGACGTCCAGATCGATTGGCTCGCCTTCGTGCAGGTCTTCTTCGCCGCCCTCATCGCGGCCGTCGCCGTGGTGGGAAGCTACGCGCTCGGACTCCGGATGCTGGTGCGTGCCGGACGTGCACCGGTGGTGGCGCCGGCGGAGTTCACCGACGCGATCACCGTCATGACAGACAAGCAGCGCGCCAAGGCCGAGAAGGCCGCGGCGAAGGCGGCCAAGCGCTCGCCGCTGACCGACGCGCAGAAGCGGCTGGCTTTCGCCGTCGCGTGCGCCGCCTTCGGTTTCTGCGCGCTGGCGGTGCTGTCGGGACTTCTGCTCATCGTCATCGGCCACTGA
- a CDS encoding aspartate ammonia-lyase translates to MPEHATTRTRTETDSLGSLEIPADAYWGIHTARALENFDISKRPISVYPDLVVALAMVKQASARANREIGVLDAERASLIDRAAQEVISGRHHDQFVVGVIQGGAGTSTNMNANEVITNVALELAGRQKGDYAFLSPIDHTNRSQSTNDVYPTAIKVGLSLTLQSLLVELDLLREAFLDKAREFHDVLKVGRTQLQDAVPMTLGQEFHGFATTLGEDLHRLRENAWLLHEVNMGATAIGTGITTHPDYAPAVLRHLREITGLDLATADDLVESTSDTGSFMSFSSSLKRNAIKLSKICNDLRLLSSGPQAGLGEINLPARQAGSSIMPGKVNPVIPEVVNQVAFAVVGADMTVTMAVEGGQLQLNAFEPVIAHSIFQSITWMRQAMWTLRVNCVEGITANHDRLGAMVGSSVGAITALTPFIGYAAAAALAKTALLTGRNVADLVVEAGLMPRDEVLKQLSPARLSGLEAITAAIPIIDTSLTPTQD, encoded by the coding sequence ATGCCAGAGCACGCAACGACGCGTACCCGCACCGAGACCGACTCCCTCGGGAGCCTCGAGATCCCCGCCGATGCCTACTGGGGCATCCACACGGCCCGGGCCCTCGAGAACTTCGACATCTCCAAACGCCCGATCTCCGTCTACCCCGACCTCGTGGTGGCGCTCGCGATGGTCAAGCAGGCCTCTGCCCGAGCGAACCGGGAGATCGGGGTGCTCGACGCGGAACGCGCGTCGCTCATCGATCGAGCCGCGCAGGAGGTCATCTCGGGCCGGCACCACGACCAGTTCGTGGTCGGTGTCATCCAGGGCGGCGCCGGCACCTCGACCAACATGAATGCGAACGAGGTCATCACCAACGTGGCGCTCGAGCTCGCGGGTCGACAGAAGGGCGACTACGCGTTCCTCTCGCCGATCGATCACACGAACCGCAGCCAGTCGACGAACGACGTGTACCCGACCGCCATCAAGGTCGGACTCTCGCTCACCCTGCAGAGCCTCCTCGTCGAGCTCGACCTGCTGCGCGAGGCGTTCCTCGACAAGGCGCGTGAGTTCCACGACGTGCTCAAGGTCGGCCGCACGCAGTTGCAGGATGCGGTGCCGATGACACTCGGGCAGGAGTTCCACGGCTTTGCCACGACGCTGGGGGAGGACCTGCACCGGTTGCGGGAGAACGCCTGGCTGCTGCACGAGGTCAACATGGGTGCCACCGCCATCGGCACGGGCATCACGACGCATCCGGACTACGCCCCCGCCGTGCTCCGCCACCTGCGCGAGATCACCGGACTGGACCTTGCGACGGCCGACGACCTCGTCGAGTCCACGAGCGACACAGGCTCGTTCATGTCGTTCTCGTCCTCGCTCAAGCGCAACGCGATCAAGCTCTCCAAGATCTGCAACGACCTGCGGCTGCTCTCCAGCGGTCCGCAGGCGGGCCTGGGTGAGATCAACCTGCCCGCACGTCAGGCGGGCTCCAGCATCATGCCCGGCAAGGTCAACCCCGTCATCCCCGAGGTCGTGAACCAGGTGGCGTTCGCCGTCGTCGGAGCGGACATGACGGTCACGATGGCGGTCGAGGGCGGCCAGCTGCAGCTGAACGCCTTCGAGCCGGTGATCGCGCACTCGATCTTCCAGTCGATCACCTGGATGCGGCAGGCGATGTGGACGCTGCGGGTGAACTGCGTCGAGGGCATCACCGCCAATCACGACCGCCTGGGCGCCATGGTCGGCTCCTCGGTGGGTGCGATCACCGCTCTGACGCCCTTCATCGGATACGCGGCCGCGGCGGCGCTCGCGAAGACGGCGCTGCTCACCGGCCGCAACGTCGCCGATCTCGTGGTCGAGGCCGGCCTCATGCCGCGCGACGAGGTGCTCAAGCAGCTGTCACCCGCTCGACTGTCGGGGCTCGAGGCCATCACGGCCGCCATCCCTATCATCGATACGAGCCTCACTCCGACCCAGGACTGA
- a CDS encoding YceI family protein, with amino-acid sequence MTDTNAIEIPGYKAGTWTLDASHSEVTFAVRHMMISKVRGTFGVKSATIIAPENPLEAKVEATVDVASIDTKDEGRDGHLRSADFFDVENYPTMTFVSTGVRYEKGDFLVDGDLTIKDVTKPVTFELEFGGFGTDPWGNYKAGATAKTVINREEFGLTWNAALETGGVLVGKDVTIELDLQGTVAA; translated from the coding sequence ATGACCGACACGAACGCAATCGAGATCCCCGGATACAAGGCCGGCACCTGGACGCTGGACGCCTCGCACAGCGAGGTCACCTTCGCGGTGCGCCACATGATGATCTCGAAGGTGCGCGGCACCTTCGGTGTGAAGAGCGCCACGATCATCGCGCCGGAGAACCCGCTCGAGGCGAAGGTCGAGGCCACGGTGGACGTCGCCTCCATCGACACCAAGGACGAGGGCCGTGACGGTCACCTGCGTTCGGCCGACTTCTTCGACGTCGAGAACTACCCCACGATGACCTTCGTCTCGACGGGTGTGCGTTACGAGAAGGGCGACTTCCTCGTCGACGGCGACCTGACCATCAAGGACGTCACCAAGCCCGTCACGTTCGAGCTCGAGTTCGGCGGCTTCGGCACCGACCCGTGGGGCAACTACAAGGCCGGCGCCACGGCCAAGACGGTCATCAACCGCGAGGAGTTCGGTCTGACCTGGAACGCCGCGCTCGAGACCGGCGGCGTGCTCGTCGGCAAGGACGTCACGATCGAGCTCGACCTGCAGGGCACGGTCGCGGCCTGA
- a CDS encoding fumarylacetoacetate hydrolase family protein, translating to MRFAHLRTAANPEPRLVVVDEDSAAFVDALFPDAPRTLEQLILGGDDLLARVRDAAASPAVERFGFAGTEFASAVLAPPVILAVGLNYAAHSGELGLKTDQTPTVFVLWPNSLTGHEQTTSWPRSLSESVDYEAELGVIIGRPAKDVPPETALEHVWGYTVVNDVTARDIQFSEAQWSRCKSFDGFTPTGPFVVTADEVPDPQDLHIWTVVDGHTVQDASTGQMIRPVSALVSHLSQSVTLLPGTLISTGSPGGAGYSRDPQIFLRDRSTVTVGIDGIGALTTHCRILD from the coding sequence ATGCGCTTCGCCCACCTCCGCACCGCTGCGAATCCGGAGCCGAGACTCGTCGTCGTCGACGAGGACTCCGCCGCCTTCGTCGACGCCCTCTTCCCCGACGCCCCGAGAACGCTCGAGCAGCTCATCCTCGGCGGAGACGACCTGCTGGCCCGCGTGCGGGATGCCGCGGCGTCGCCTGCGGTGGAGCGCTTCGGGTTCGCGGGAACGGAGTTCGCGTCGGCCGTCCTCGCCCCGCCGGTCATCCTCGCGGTCGGCCTCAACTACGCCGCACACTCGGGCGAGCTGGGTCTGAAGACCGACCAGACCCCGACGGTCTTCGTGCTGTGGCCGAACTCGCTCACGGGACACGAGCAGACCACGAGCTGGCCGCGCAGCCTCAGCGAATCCGTCGACTACGAGGCGGAGCTCGGTGTGATCATCGGCCGCCCCGCGAAGGACGTCCCCCCGGAGACCGCGCTGGAGCATGTGTGGGGCTACACGGTCGTCAACGACGTCACGGCGCGCGACATCCAGTTCTCCGAGGCGCAGTGGTCGCGCTGCAAGTCGTTCGACGGCTTCACCCCGACCGGTCCTTTCGTGGTCACGGCCGACGAGGTGCCCGACCCTCAGGACCTCCACATCTGGACGGTCGTCGACGGCCACACCGTGCAGGATGCCTCGACCGGGCAGATGATCCGCCCCGTGTCGGCTCTCGTGTCCCACCTCTCCCAGTCGGTGACGCTGTTGCCGGGCACACTCATCTCGACGGGCAGCCCGGGCGGCGCCGGCTACTCCCGCGATCCGCAGATCTTCCTGCGCGACCGCTCGACGGTGACGGTCGGCATCGACGGCATCGGCGCACTCACGACGCACTGCCGCATCCTCGACTGA